One genomic window of Corallococcus exiguus includes the following:
- a CDS encoding O-antigen ligase family protein: MGTETKTVESGRWKTAVAAVLGLYAVGLVLAEAVLQAGAILATALALALAVTKRLRLEKDVRAFVLASVALSVWQLLSPAVALLTGAATKWPRGARYGQALDTVAGAAVACIGTLGVPWLMLGSLVAGGWLLAAALGFFQHRVQWPWEPPKFLKLNLSRLHENFGTEENPRYAAGGFFFHRLRFAHGAIAVLGPALAVIGRSKVTRRRVLAGVMVLGLLLSIYGAFARAALGAALGVCVLALLLLLRGTARKAGLGVAVALVAVVLLTPAWRERFGKAVDNLFGSGERSLAMSVGWRLVREHPWVGVGFGNHKPAALATQAETGITDLLATDSHNLWLTAWAETGLVGLVLLATMHFLLARALVRRHRAGSIPATGALLSFVGFHVLALVHYLPFHPSVHLSFMLIWGLGLCGSEAPARHGPD; the protein is encoded by the coding sequence CTGGTGCTGGCGGAGGCGGTGCTCCAGGCCGGAGCCATCCTGGCCACGGCGCTGGCCCTGGCTCTGGCGGTGACGAAGCGGCTGCGGCTGGAGAAGGACGTCAGGGCGTTCGTGCTGGCGAGCGTCGCCCTGAGCGTCTGGCAGCTGCTGTCCCCGGCGGTGGCGCTGTTGACGGGAGCCGCGACGAAGTGGCCCCGGGGCGCGAGGTACGGCCAGGCGCTGGACACGGTGGCGGGAGCAGCGGTCGCGTGCATCGGGACGCTGGGAGTGCCGTGGCTGATGCTGGGGAGCCTCGTCGCGGGAGGCTGGCTGCTGGCGGCGGCGCTGGGCTTCTTCCAGCACCGGGTGCAGTGGCCCTGGGAGCCGCCAAAGTTCCTGAAGCTGAACCTGTCGCGCCTGCACGAGAACTTCGGAACGGAGGAGAACCCGAGGTACGCGGCGGGAGGCTTCTTCTTCCACAGGCTGCGGTTCGCGCACGGAGCCATCGCGGTGCTGGGCCCGGCGCTGGCGGTGATTGGCCGGTCGAAGGTGACGCGGCGGCGGGTGCTGGCCGGCGTGATGGTGCTGGGGCTGCTGCTGTCCATCTACGGCGCGTTCGCGAGAGCAGCGCTGGGAGCGGCGCTGGGCGTGTGCGTGCTGGCGTTGCTGCTGTTGCTGCGGGGGACGGCGCGGAAGGCGGGGCTGGGCGTGGCGGTGGCGCTGGTGGCCGTGGTGCTGCTGACGCCCGCGTGGAGGGAACGGTTCGGCAAGGCGGTGGACAACCTCTTCGGCAGCGGAGAGCGCTCGCTGGCGATGTCCGTGGGCTGGCGCCTGGTGCGGGAACACCCCTGGGTGGGCGTGGGCTTCGGCAATCACAAACCCGCGGCCCTGGCGACGCAGGCGGAGACGGGCATCACGGACCTGCTGGCCACGGACTCCCACAACCTCTGGCTGACGGCCTGGGCGGAGACGGGGCTCGTGGGGCTGGTGCTGCTGGCGACGATGCACTTCCTGCTGGCGAGGGCGCTGGTGCGAAGGCACCGGGCGGGTTCGATTCCGGCCACGGGAGCGCTCCTGTCCTTCGTGGGCTTCCACGTCCTGGCCCTGGTGCACTACCTGCCGTTCCACCCCAGCGTGCACCTGTCGTTCATGCTCATCTGGGGGCTGGGGCTGTGCGGGTCCGAGGCGCCGGCCCGCCATGGGCCTG